The following are encoded together in the Xiphophorus hellerii strain 12219 chromosome 3, Xiphophorus_hellerii-4.1, whole genome shotgun sequence genome:
- the znf687a gene encoding zinc finger protein 687a: protein MGDMKTPDFDDLLAAFDIPDIDAQEAIQSNPAEQRDGGATSAPGGSKSGTSSCFPSSEPPVVSVIVKNTVRSESLEEEDRSARDKTDNPPSSALTSQVPGKLEDFTKELEPKLPASAAMEPQITNGFEEAQAINQRQASAQPWSEPPPFNSPLSDNEGDEGARPSTDVINSLSPLLYPQSSTPAGTTRSSPRSPPLLIPCSPQQEKPANPLSHPLQQNGSMTDETKCDADTDEDESDPDFGSPLVIQESPESMMFSPPKRKRREKLLSAHPLAYEDASSVFPQPPSLSAKPKSPKEEEEQPLKPSSSSTAPQPQTLFAVDTNSAALKEEKYPEHVIDERDSPESPPPSETGLLFNRNSSSDFNSTPAPDPNQEKLLEKDPAAEAEQREEDRSQETEDLGEKTTADGEKSNENCHAGSEHTETPSSPPRPLKVKIKMPTGSITRTLTNLAPKRITKASTKDTESSKPSSEGQAVKSKKELQQQSDLTTAATAESVSTVKEKKPRVSPTAVSITKTATLPSVSSSSSSSSRANPINLRSLGKKTLNSGIALPAPLAPQTSNRPASIVNNTGAIISKSQTNLVEAFNKILNNKNLLPSYKPDLSSPVPAEWGISLPSQGYRCLECGDAFALEHSLAQHYDRRSLRIEVTCNHCAKRLAFFNKCSLLLHAREHKEKGLIMQCSHLVMKPVPVEQMISQSEPAAAAGGHVALKPAHHAAPSKKETDMLLYTNNKCPECQTQFGSKEEVSDHFQEIKPAKSTSCTECSPPMLLPNSCSAAAHQRIHQGSSPHVCPECGGTARQQLLQKHLQESCLHFSRRIGYRCSSCLVVFGGLNSVKSHIQQAHCDMFHKCPSCPMAFKSAPSIQNHISAQHSDLTDAKAMLIYKCVMCDTVFTHKPLLYTHFDTHLANQKVHVFKCPECTKLFSQRNSLLDHFKTHKAPTLKEELPSPPVAASYLAGKPESSEEEWMGKEKVKPERMKAPTVWKCRSCNTQFTEREEYISHMGEQHGKFLKKFPCNKCESSFTTTSSMRRHIRDKHKVMNRGFRCQYCSESKKAFSSRSMLERHIQMRHSMTSPGQDSLLGADEAESSSEHDSSSASRRRRRAAVKTEQDAETTDRASPAKKLRSTAAPYIQPESGFSCAPCGFTTEDKPRFLEHISQHRRGGTEGGGLQCLQCGACFTSPSSLSRHRFIIHKVKDAFSDGQQSPIVSLSPSAGNTKNHDDRSSLNGSEPASPSSQPLAGQGKDDDGALACKVCGKHFEKATDLNTHFRTHGMAFIIARNAGKTI from the exons ATGGGGGACATGAAAACCCCTGATTTTGATGACTTGCTTGCGGCTTTCGACATCCCTGATATTGACGCACAAGAGGCCATTCAGTCAAACCCTGCCGAGCAGCGGGATGGAGGGGCTACTAGTGCACCTGGGGGAAGCAAGAGTGGGACTTCTTCATGCTTCCCCAGCTCTGAGCCGCCTGTGGTTAGCGTCATAGTGAAGAACACGGTTCGGTCTGAGtctctggaggaggaagacaggTCTGCAAGGGATAAAACTGATAATCCTCCAAGCAGTGCCTTAACCTCTCAGGTTCCAGGCAAGTTAGAGGATTTCACTAAAGAGTTGGAGCCCAAACTGCCTGCCAGCGCTGCCATGGAGCCTCAGATTACCAATGGCTTTGAAGAAGCTCAAGCTATCAACCAGAGACAGGCCAGCGCACAACCCTGGTCTGAGCCTCCTCCTTTCAACTCCCCATTGAGTGATAATGAGGGCGACGAAGGAGCCAGACCCAGCACTGATGTTATTAATAGTTTGTCGCCCCTTTTGTACCCGCAGTCTTCGACACCAGCTGGTACCACCCGATCATCTCCTCGCTCCCCACCTTTGTTAATCCCTTGCTCACCTCAGCAAGAAAAACCTGCTAATCCTTTGTCGCATCCTTTACAACAAAACGGAAGCATGACAGATGAAACCAAATGTGATGCGGACACAGATGAAGATGAGTCCGATCCGGACTTCGGGAGTCCGCTGGTGATTCAGGAGAGCCCAGAATCGATGATGTTCTCCCCTCCAAAACGCAAACGGCGAGAAAAACTCCTTTCGGCTCATCCTCTGGCGTATGAGGACGCATCTTCTGTTTTTCCGCAGCCTCCCAGTCTTTCTGCAAAACCTAAATCCccaaaagaggaagaggaacagCCTTTGAAACCTAGCTCTTCCTCCACAGCTCCACAACCCCAGACCCTCTTTGCTGTTGACACAAACTCAGCTGCACTGAAGGAGGAGAAATACCCAGAGCATGTGATCGATGAGAGGGACTCGCCCGAGAGCCCCCCACCCAGTGAGACCGGGCTTCTGTTCAACAGGAACAGCAGCTCTGATTTTAATTCAACACCAGCCCCAGATCCGAATCAGGAGAAACTTCTGGAAAAAGATCCGGCTGCTGAAGCTGAGCAGCGAGAGGAGGACAGATCTCAGGAAACTGAAGATCTGGGTGAAAAGACGACAGCAGATGGAGAAAAATCAAATGAGAATTGTCATGCTGGTAGCGAACACACAGAGACACCATCCTCCCCACCCAGACCACtcaaagttaaaattaaaatgccAACAGGCAGCATCACAAGAACTTTGACTAATCTGGCTCCTAAACGAATTACAAAAGCCTCTACGAAAGACACAGAGAGCTCAAAGCCATCTTCAGAAGGCCAAGCCGTAAAGTCCAAAAAGGAGCTGCAACAGCAGTCGGACTTAACTACAGCGGCAACAGCAGAAAGTGTCAGTACAGTGAAGGAGAAAAAGCCCAGAGTGTCCCCTACAGCAGTCAGCATCACTAAGACTGCAACACTGCCGTccgtctcttcctcctcctcctcctcctccagggcCAACCCAATCAACCTCCGCAGCCTCGGTAAGAAAACTCTCAACAGTGGGATTGCCCTGCCGGCACCTCTGGCGCCTCAAACCAGCAACAGGCCAGCCTCTATAGTCAACAACACCGGGGCGATCATTTCCAAGAGCCAGACCAACCTGGTGGAAGCCTTCAACAAAATCCTCAATAACAAAAACCTTCTGCCCAGTTATAAACCAGATCTGAGCTCCCCAGTACCAGCAGAGTGGGGCATTTCCCTTCCATCACAG GGCTACCGGTGTCTGGAGTGCGGCGACGCCTTCGCCCTGGAGCACAGCTTGGCGCAGCACTACGACAGGCGCTCGCTCAGGATCGAGGTGACGTGCAACCACTGCGCCAAGCGGCTGGCCTTCTTCAACAAGTGCAGCTTGCTTTTGCACGCCCGAGAGCACAAAGAGAAAGGCCTGATCATGCAGTGCTCACATCTGGTCATGAAGCCTGTACCTGTGGAGCAGATGATCAGCCAGTCTgaacctgcagctgcagcagggg GCCACGTCGCTCTAAAGCCGGCACATCACGCTGCACCATCCAAGAAAGAAACAGATATGTTGCTGTACACAAATAATAAATGCCCTGAGTGTCAGACTCAGTTTGGCAGCAAAGAGGAGGTTTCTGACCATTTTCAAGAGATCAAACCAGCTAAAAGCACT TCTTGCACAGAGTGCTCTCCTCCCATGCTCCTGCCCAACAGCTGCAGCGCCGCAGCCCATCAGCGAATCCACCAAGGCTCCTCGCCGCACGTCTGCCCAGAGTGCGGCGGCACCGCCAGGCAGCAGCTGCTACAGAAACACCTGCAGGAGAGCTGCTTGCACTTTTCCCGCCGCATCGGCTACAG ATGTTCCAGTTGCCTGGTGGTGTTTGGGGGGCTGAACTCTGTGAAGTCCCACATCCAGCAGGCTCATTGCGACATGTTCCATAAATGCCCCAGCTGCCCCATGGCCTTCAAATCTGCCCCCAGCATCCAGAACCACATCTCGGCTCAGCATTCAGACCTCACGGACGCAAAGGCCAT GCTGATTTATAAATGCGTCATGTGTGACACAGTTTTCACTCACAAGCCGCTGCTGTACACCCACTTCGACACTCACTTAGCCAATCAGAAGGTGCATGTGTTCAAATGCCCTGAATGCACCAAGCTGTTTTCTCAGAGGAATTCCCTGCTGGATCATTTCAAG ACACACAAAGCTCCCACATTGAAGGAAGAGCTGCCTTCCCCTCCAGTGGCTGCCTCATATTTAGCTGGAAAACCGGAGAGCTCAGAGGAAGAATGGATGGGGAAGGAGAAAGTGAAGCCTGAAAGGATGAAAGCACCTACAGTGTGGAAATGTCGCTCATGCAACACCCAGTTCACAGAACGGGAGGAATACATTTCTCATATGGGCGAACAGCACGGCAAG TTTCTGAAGAAGTTTCCCTGCAACAAATGTGAGAGCTCCTTCACCACCACGTCCAGCATGAGGCGCCACatcagagacaaacacaaagtcatgaaCCGTGGCTTCCGCTGCCA atATTGTTCTGAGAGTAAGAAAGCGTTCAGCAGCAGGTCGATGTTGGAGCGGCACATCCAGATGAGACACAGCATGACCAGCCCGGGTCAGGACTCGCTCTTG GGGGCCGACGAAGCCGAAAGCTCTTCAGAGCACGACAGCAGCTCAGCGTCCCGCAGGAGACGTCGAGCCGCTGTGAAGACGGAGCAGGACGCAGAGACGACGGACAGAGCGAGTCCAGCAAAGAAGCTGCGATCGACCGCTGCTCCGTACATCCAGCCCGAGTCTGGGTTCAGCTGCGCTCCCTGCGGCTTCACCACGGAGGACAAGCCGAGGTTCCTGGAGCACATCAGCCAGCACAGGCGAGGCGGGACGGAGGGCGGCGGTCTGCAGTGTCTGCAGTGTGGCGCCTGCTTCACATCCCCGTCCTCCCTGTCCCGCCATCGCTTCATCATCCACAAGGTCAAAGATGCTTTCAGCGACGGCCAGCAGAGCCCCATCGTGTCTCTGTCGCCCTCTGCTGGAAACACCAAGAACCACGATGACAGGAGCTCCCTGAACGGCTCCGAGCCGGCTTCACCCTCCAGTCAACCTCTAGCAGGTCAGGGGAAGGATGACGACGGAGCGCTGGCCTGTAAGGTGTGCGgtaaacactttgaaaaagCAACAGATCTCAACACACACTTCAGAACTCACGGGATGGCTTTTATTATCGCAAGAAACGCAGGGAAGACTATCTAG